A window from Moritella yayanosii encodes these proteins:
- the ppsA gene encoding phosphoenolpyruvate synthase, which produces MIEYVIGYEKLGMNDVERVGGKNASLGEMISNLAGAGVQVPGGYATTADAFNQFLEQSGVNDKIYALLDDLNVDDIAALTKVGATIRQWIIDTPFQPELEAAIAQSYEVLAGEAGEQASFAVRSSATAEDMPDASFAGQQETFLNVRGYDNIIVAIKHVFASLFNDRAISYRVHSGYDHRGVALSAGIQRMVRSDEASSGVMFSIDTESGFEDVVFITSSYGLGEMVVQGAVNPDEFYVHKPTLAKGKPAVVRRNIGSKLIQMIYSAEEGHGKQVQIVDVEASKSRQFSITDEEVMELAKQAVIIEKHYGHAMDIEWAKDAIDGKIYIVQARPETVRSREDKQVMVRFHLDAKSAVVTEGRAIGGKIGAGPAKVISSISQMDEVKEGDVLVTDMTDPDWEPIMKRASAIVTNRGGRTCHAAIIAREMGIPAVVGCGNATDLIKNGQELTVSCAEGDTGFIYEGILPFRETSSVVTNLPEIPVKIMMNVGNPDRAFDFAALPNEGVGLARLEFIINRMIGIHPKALLNFDKQSPELQAEINEMIAGYASPVEFYIAKLQEGISTLAAAFYPKKVIVRMSDFKSNEYANLVGGEFFEPEEENPMLGFRGASRYISEDFRDCFALETEAIKRVRNDMGLTNVEIMIPFVRTLSEAASVIDLLAEHDLKRGENGLRVIMMCELPSNALLADKFLQYFDGFSIGSNDLTQLTLGLDRDSGIISHLFDERNEAVKVLLSMAIKAAKKAGKYVGICGQGPSDHDDFAAWLVEQGIDSISLNPDTVLSTWLYLADKHAK; this is translated from the coding sequence GTGATAGAGTACGTAATTGGGTACGAAAAACTTGGAATGAACGACGTAGAACGAGTTGGCGGCAAAAACGCATCTCTAGGTGAGATGATCAGTAACTTAGCTGGCGCAGGCGTGCAAGTTCCTGGTGGTTACGCGACTACCGCTGATGCGTTTAATCAGTTTTTAGAGCAAAGTGGCGTAAACGATAAAATTTATGCACTACTAGACGATCTCAATGTTGATGACATCGCAGCGTTGACAAAAGTTGGCGCGACTATTCGCCAATGGATCATCGATACACCTTTCCAACCTGAATTAGAAGCCGCTATTGCCCAAAGCTATGAAGTACTGGCTGGTGAAGCAGGCGAGCAAGCATCATTTGCAGTACGTTCTTCGGCAACCGCTGAAGATATGCCGGATGCATCATTCGCGGGTCAGCAAGAAACATTCTTAAACGTACGTGGTTATGACAACATCATTGTTGCAATTAAACACGTATTCGCATCACTCTTTAACGACCGTGCTATCTCTTACCGCGTGCATTCTGGTTATGACCACCGTGGCGTGGCATTATCTGCGGGTATTCAACGCATGGTGCGTAGTGATGAAGCATCATCTGGTGTGATGTTCTCTATTGATACTGAATCTGGCTTTGAAGATGTGGTATTTATTACGTCTTCATATGGTCTTGGTGAAATGGTTGTACAGGGCGCCGTTAACCCTGATGAATTCTATGTACACAAACCAACACTCGCAAAAGGCAAGCCTGCTGTAGTACGTCGTAATATTGGTAGCAAGCTGATCCAAATGATTTACTCTGCTGAAGAAGGCCATGGTAAGCAAGTACAAATCGTTGATGTTGAAGCAAGCAAGTCTCGTCAGTTCTCTATTACCGACGAAGAAGTAATGGAACTAGCAAAACAAGCAGTGATCATCGAAAAACATTATGGCCATGCGATGGATATTGAATGGGCTAAAGATGCGATTGATGGCAAAATTTATATCGTTCAAGCCCGTCCAGAAACAGTACGTAGCCGTGAAGATAAGCAAGTCATGGTGCGTTTTCACTTAGACGCTAAATCAGCCGTAGTTACAGAAGGTCGTGCAATTGGTGGTAAGATTGGTGCCGGTCCCGCGAAAGTCATTTCATCAATTTCTCAAATGGATGAAGTGAAAGAAGGCGACGTATTAGTTACTGACATGACAGATCCAGATTGGGAACCTATCATGAAACGTGCTTCTGCAATTGTAACTAACCGTGGTGGCCGTACCTGTCATGCTGCAATCATTGCACGTGAAATGGGTATTCCAGCAGTTGTGGGTTGTGGTAACGCAACAGACCTGATTAAAAACGGTCAAGAGCTAACAGTATCTTGTGCTGAAGGTGACACTGGTTTTATCTACGAAGGTATCTTACCATTCCGTGAAACTTCATCAGTAGTGACTAACTTACCGGAGATTCCGGTAAAAATAATGATGAACGTGGGTAACCCTGATCGTGCATTTGATTTCGCGGCATTACCAAACGAAGGTGTTGGTCTAGCGCGTCTTGAGTTCATCATCAACCGTATGATCGGTATTCACCCGAAAGCACTGCTTAACTTTGATAAGCAATCGCCAGAGCTACAAGCTGAAATCAATGAGATGATCGCAGGTTATGCATCCCCTGTTGAATTCTACATTGCTAAGTTACAAGAAGGTATATCCACGCTGGCTGCAGCGTTCTACCCGAAAAAAGTAATTGTGCGTATGTCTGACTTTAAGTCTAACGAATACGCTAACTTAGTGGGCGGCGAATTCTTTGAACCGGAAGAAGAAAACCCAATGTTAGGTTTCCGTGGCGCATCTCGTTATATCTCTGAAGACTTCCGTGATTGTTTCGCGCTAGAAACAGAAGCAATTAAACGCGTGCGTAACGACATGGGTCTAACCAATGTTGAAATCATGATCCCATTCGTGCGTACATTAAGCGAAGCGGCATCAGTGATTGATTTACTCGCAGAGCATGACCTGAAACGTGGTGAGAACGGTTTACGCGTTATCATGATGTGTGAACTACCTTCAAATGCATTATTGGCTGATAAGTTCCTACAGTACTTCGATGGTTTCTCGATTGGTTCAAATGATTTAACCCAATTAACATTAGGCCTAGATCGCGACTCTGGTATCATCTCTCATTTGTTTGATGAACGTAATGAAGCAGTGAAAGTATTGCTGTCAATGGCAATTAAAGCGGCTAAGAAAGCGGGTAAATACGTGGGTATTTGTGGTCAAGGACCATCGGATCACGACGACTTTGCTGCTTGGTTAGTTGAGCAAGGTATTGACAGCATATCGCTAAATCCTGATACAGTATTAAGCACTTGGTTATACCTAGCGGACAAACACGCTAAATAA
- a CDS encoding nitrate- and nitrite sensing domain-containing protein, translating to MTSQSMLLVSGSAILFTLICLCYLLFTLQSQQRCRKQLQMDGLVKLNSIRKLFTRVQQHRGLSNGVLHGDKNLKPRLKGLTDSIETIQQDISDNYPDLLDNERWQAILDHWQRLAVDCINLHVRNNLEQHNKLVLNLLYLINDIAFDTKLHQLNNTNSESIQFLWQELLFTAESIAQIRALGTGIAAAKKCTQAERIRLNYLCQSLAQSINIQKNQDYLPKIAHLLKVIDNEIIITKPTIKADLFFNIATESIDMILASFDKQLNIVEYNLHTSTIDNNQAKQHCHKKNHVN from the coding sequence ATGACTTCACAATCAATGTTACTCGTCAGTGGCTCGGCAATTTTATTCACATTAATATGCTTGTGCTATTTACTGTTTACGCTACAGAGTCAACAGCGCTGCCGTAAACAATTACAAATGGATGGTCTGGTAAAATTGAATTCCATTCGAAAATTATTCACTCGTGTTCAACAACATCGAGGTCTATCAAATGGGGTATTACACGGCGATAAAAACCTAAAACCACGACTAAAAGGACTGACCGATTCTATCGAGACAATCCAGCAAGACATCAGCGATAACTACCCTGATTTATTGGACAATGAGCGTTGGCAAGCCATATTAGACCATTGGCAGCGTTTGGCTGTTGACTGCATCAATCTCCATGTGCGTAATAATCTCGAACAACATAATAAGCTCGTGCTAAATTTGCTCTATCTGATCAATGATATTGCGTTTGACACTAAACTACATCAACTCAACAATACTAATAGTGAGTCAATTCAATTTTTATGGCAGGAATTATTGTTTACCGCAGAAAGCATCGCCCAAATACGTGCGCTTGGCACAGGTATCGCGGCAGCAAAAAAATGTACACAAGCAGAACGTATACGCCTTAATTATCTTTGCCAGTCGTTAGCACAAAGTATTAACATTCAAAAAAACCAAGATTACTTGCCTAAAATTGCCCATTTACTTAAAGTTATCGACAACGAAATTATCATCACCAAACCAACCATCAAAGCCGATCTATTTTTTAATATCGCCACAGAATCAATTGACATGATATTAGCCAGTTTTGACAAGCAGCTGAATATTGTGGAATACAATTTACACACATCGACAATCGACAATAACCAAGCTAAGCAACATTGCCACAAAAAAAACCACGTTAACTAA
- the ydiJ gene encoding D-2-hydroxyglutarate dehydrogenase YdiJ, with product MIPELSYQDAVKSEYLDFLNALEKSAFSGDIEKSYASRLAVATDNSIYQLLPQAVVLPRQHQDLVIMTKLSLQAEFKTITFSPRGGGTGTNGQSLTDGIIVDMSRHMNNIIDINVEEGWVQVQTGVIKDQLNEFLKPYGVFFSPDLSTSNRATIGGMINTDASGQGSLKYGKTSDHVLSVSAVLMDGTELVTARQSTEQMHEQAQQNNYLGKVSHQVIDTIAHKQQKIADTFPPLNRFLTGYDLVHLYDKSTEEFDLGRILCGSEGSLAFITEAKLNLTPIPKYRCLVNVKYDSFDSALRNAPFLIKANALSVETVDSVVLNLAKQDIVWHSVKSLITDIPNKEMLGINFVEFAEDDGAVQQQKIAHLTAELDRLMAAGEAGVIGYQICDQLSDVLKIYGMRKKAVGLLGATKGQAKPLAFAEDTAVPPEHLADYIVEFRALLDSYNLHYGMFGHVDAGVLHVRPALDMLDPQQEVILREISDKVVALTAKYKGLMWGEHGRGFRSEYGPEFFGDELFTELRKIKAAFDPDNRLNPGKICTPIDSDAKLVSVDAKKRGAFDRQIPVSVRENFPQPIDCNGNGLCFNYDTKSPMCPSFKHTGDRRHSPKGRAALMREWLRQLSCHEMTEQELGQQLTIQKVGFATFSTRLKNSWNKARGRYDFSHEVMDAMQGCLACKACTIQCPVKVDVPEFRSRFIDQYHSRYLRPIKDFAVGYSESYTPMMAKMPTFFNFWLAQNWVQAAVKHTIGMVDIPLLSTPSLSASLRGHYSQSFDLAFLQRLSVEDKAKHVLIVQDPFTSFYEAELVASLVKLVEKLGLKPVVLPFKPNGKPQHVKGFLAKFAKTAQTAADFLNSLHDLGIPMIGVEPALVLCYRDEYNQILADKRGDFFVLLIQEWLLSDNVQVNLSARIKSDIGEMQPYYLFAHCTEKTNKPTAEQEWQRVFTDFGLTLETVATGCCGMAGSYGHDAKNVVASKSIYNQSWKHALAQRDPSRCLATGYSCRSQVKRIDEVRLNHPIKALLSALV from the coding sequence ATGATCCCCGAATTAAGTTATCAGGATGCAGTAAAATCAGAATATCTCGATTTTTTGAATGCTTTAGAAAAAAGTGCATTTAGCGGGGATATTGAAAAGTCATATGCGAGCCGATTAGCGGTGGCGACAGATAACAGTATTTATCAGTTATTACCGCAAGCGGTTGTGCTCCCTCGTCAACACCAAGATTTAGTAATTATGACAAAACTGTCATTACAGGCTGAATTTAAAACCATCACCTTTTCACCTCGAGGTGGCGGGACGGGTACCAATGGTCAATCATTGACAGACGGTATTATTGTCGATATGTCACGGCACATGAATAATATAATTGATATAAATGTGGAAGAAGGCTGGGTACAGGTTCAAACTGGTGTGATTAAAGACCAGCTCAACGAATTCCTAAAACCTTATGGTGTCTTCTTTTCCCCTGATTTATCGACCAGTAATCGCGCCACGATTGGTGGGATGATTAACACGGATGCGTCGGGCCAGGGTTCGTTAAAATATGGTAAGACCAGCGATCATGTACTGAGTGTTTCTGCAGTATTAATGGACGGCACTGAATTAGTGACAGCAAGACAGTCTACAGAGCAGATGCATGAACAGGCTCAGCAGAATAATTACCTGGGTAAGGTCAGTCATCAAGTTATCGATACCATTGCGCATAAGCAGCAAAAAATTGCAGATACCTTTCCACCCTTAAATCGTTTTCTTACTGGTTATGACTTAGTTCATTTATATGATAAAAGCACTGAAGAATTTGATTTAGGGCGAATTCTGTGTGGTTCAGAAGGATCACTGGCATTTATTACCGAAGCAAAACTAAATTTAACCCCGATCCCAAAGTACCGTTGTCTAGTGAACGTGAAATATGACAGCTTTGATTCGGCCTTGCGAAATGCGCCATTTTTAATTAAAGCTAATGCACTGTCGGTTGAAACCGTTGATTCAGTCGTATTGAATTTAGCCAAACAAGATATTGTTTGGCATTCGGTCAAATCACTGATCACGGATATACCGAACAAAGAGATGCTGGGCATTAACTTTGTTGAATTTGCTGAAGATGATGGTGCTGTTCAGCAGCAAAAAATTGCGCATTTAACCGCAGAGCTTGACCGGTTAATGGCGGCAGGAGAAGCGGGTGTTATTGGTTATCAAATCTGTGATCAATTAAGTGACGTATTAAAAATATATGGCATGCGTAAAAAAGCCGTTGGTCTGTTAGGTGCAACCAAAGGTCAAGCGAAACCATTAGCCTTTGCTGAAGATACCGCGGTTCCGCCTGAACACTTAGCGGATTATATTGTTGAATTCAGAGCCTTGTTAGACAGCTATAACTTACATTATGGTATGTTTGGGCACGTTGATGCGGGGGTGCTACATGTGCGTCCTGCGTTAGATATGTTAGACCCCCAGCAAGAAGTTATCTTACGTGAAATATCTGACAAAGTCGTTGCGTTAACCGCAAAATATAAAGGCTTGATGTGGGGCGAACACGGCAGAGGTTTCCGGTCGGAATATGGCCCTGAATTTTTCGGTGATGAGCTATTTACCGAATTACGTAAAATTAAAGCCGCCTTTGATCCTGACAACCGCTTAAATCCAGGCAAGATCTGTACGCCGATTGACAGTGATGCCAAGCTCGTGTCTGTGGATGCGAAAAAACGCGGGGCATTTGATCGCCAAATTCCGGTTTCGGTGAGGGAAAACTTTCCCCAGCCGATAGATTGTAACGGTAATGGTTTATGTTTTAACTATGATACCAAAAGCCCAATGTGCCCGTCATTTAAGCATACCGGGGATCGTCGTCATTCGCCAAAAGGGCGTGCAGCGCTGATGCGAGAATGGTTACGTCAATTGTCTTGTCATGAGATGACAGAACAGGAATTGGGTCAGCAATTAACGATACAAAAGGTGGGGTTTGCTACTTTTAGCACCCGTTTAAAGAACAGTTGGAATAAAGCGCGTGGCCGTTATGACTTTTCGCATGAAGTGATGGACGCGATGCAAGGTTGCTTAGCATGTAAAGCATGTACGATCCAGTGTCCGGTTAAAGTCGATGTGCCAGAGTTTAGATCGCGATTTATTGATCAATACCATAGTCGTTATTTACGGCCGATTAAAGATTTTGCGGTGGGCTATTCTGAAAGTTATACCCCGATGATGGCAAAAATGCCGACGTTCTTTAATTTTTGGTTAGCGCAAAATTGGGTGCAGGCTGCGGTAAAACATACTATTGGAATGGTTGATATACCGTTATTAAGTACGCCAAGCTTATCGGCGTCATTACGTGGCCATTATTCGCAAAGTTTTGACTTAGCATTTTTACAACGTTTAAGCGTTGAAGATAAAGCGAAACACGTATTAATTGTCCAGGATCCGTTTACCAGTTTTTATGAGGCCGAATTAGTGGCATCACTGGTTAAGCTGGTTGAAAAATTGGGCTTAAAACCGGTTGTTTTACCGTTTAAACCCAATGGTAAACCCCAGCATGTTAAAGGCTTCTTAGCGAAATTTGCCAAGACAGCCCAAACTGCCGCTGACTTTTTAAATTCGTTACATGACTTAGGTATTCCAATGATCGGTGTTGAGCCTGCATTAGTGCTTTGTTATCGCGACGAATATAACCAAATATTAGCGGATAAACGCGGTGATTTCTTTGTTCTGCTTATCCAGGAATGGTTATTGAGTGACAATGTACAAGTGAATTTGAGTGCCCGAATTAAGAGCGACATCGGTGAGATGCAACCTTATTACTTATTTGCACACTGCACCGAAAAAACCAACAAACCAACGGCTGAGCAAGAGTGGCAACGGGTATTTACTGATTTTGGTTTGACGCTTGAAACGGTTGCTACGGGTTGTTGTGGTATGGCTGGTAGCTATGGGCATGATGCTAAGAATGTAGTCGCATCAAAATCAATTTATAATCAAAGTTGGAAGCATGCCTTGGCGCAACGAGATCCTTCGCGTTGTTTAGCGACAGGTTACTCTTGTCGTAGTCAGGTTAAACGAATTGATGAAGTACGGCTTAACCATCCAATTAAAGCGTTACTGAGTGCGTTAGTTTAA
- a CDS encoding D-hexose-6-phosphate mutarotase has product MSYRDTITDQIPLTKHINLITSNGLKYLHIAHPKANARISLFGAHLLSFTPVNSAPVLWMSESAIFNGVKAIRGGVPICWPWFGPAKQSPTVQPLAQTKDFPAHGFARNNHWKLLDSHSDDDICKVRLQLTPNPEMKRLWPHDFNLTAEFIISDTLTLNLTTLNTGNASFDYGGALHSYFQISQTDAVQVRGLDKNNQTSRKLDSDVDIICEDPATTITLADEQLQHKIIIENEGHNAMIVWNPWQAGAKVITDMPDDGYQTMLCLEPAIIGQKPVTVAPGASHTLTTKLSVAAL; this is encoded by the coding sequence ATGTCATATCGCGATACAATCACGGATCAAATACCGTTAACTAAACACATTAACTTAATCACCAGTAATGGGCTCAAATACCTTCATATTGCGCACCCAAAAGCAAATGCCCGTATCAGCTTATTTGGCGCGCATCTGCTTAGCTTCACACCAGTCAACTCAGCGCCTGTTTTATGGATGAGTGAGAGTGCTATTTTTAATGGTGTAAAAGCGATCCGCGGTGGTGTACCAATCTGCTGGCCTTGGTTTGGTCCTGCAAAGCAGAGCCCGACGGTTCAACCACTTGCACAAACAAAAGATTTTCCAGCGCATGGTTTTGCCCGAAATAACCATTGGAAATTACTCGATAGCCACAGTGACGACGATATTTGCAAAGTGCGTTTACAGCTAACGCCAAACCCCGAAATGAAACGATTGTGGCCACATGACTTTAATCTTACTGCTGAGTTTATTATCAGTGATACATTAACACTTAATCTCACCACCCTAAATACCGGTAATGCTAGTTTTGATTATGGTGGTGCATTACACAGTTACTTCCAAATCTCACAGACTGACGCAGTACAAGTACGTGGCTTAGATAAAAATAATCAAACATCACGTAAACTAGATAGTGATGTCGATATTATTTGTGAAGATCCAGCGACGACAATTACGTTAGCTGATGAGCAACTGCAACATAAAATTATTATCGAGAATGAAGGTCATAATGCAATGATCGTTTGGAACCCTTGGCAAGCAGGAGCAAAAGTAATTACCGATATGCCAGATGACGGTTATCAAACCATGTTGTGTTTAGAACCGGCCATCATTGGCCAAAAACCGGTCACAGTAGCACCAGGCGCCAGCCATACACTCACCACAAAATTAAGTGTAGCCGCCCTCTAA
- the gap gene encoding type I glyceraldehyde-3-phosphate dehydrogenase yields MTIKVAINGYGRIGRNVLRAFYEGGKEQDLEIVAINDLGDSRINAHLTKYDTAHGRFPGTVDFDAEALIINGDRIKTFSERNPKDLPWGELGVDVVLECTGIFTSKEACQAHLDGGAKKVLISAPGKNVDATIVYGVNHEILTADMTVVSNASCTTNCLAPIAKLLNDSVGIVNGMMTTIHAYTNDQRLSDVYHTDLYRARAAAMNMIPTSTGAAAAVGLVVPELQGKFQGMAVRVPTLNVSLVDLTFEAGRDTTPEEINQIITDAVAADPILARALSVNNEPLVSIDFNHDAHTSNFDATQTKVQGKLVKVMSWYDNEWGFSNRMLDNAILLMSAK; encoded by the coding sequence ATGACAATTAAAGTAGCAATCAATGGTTATGGTCGAATCGGCAGAAACGTACTTCGTGCATTCTACGAAGGTGGTAAAGAGCAAGATCTAGAAATCGTTGCAATCAACGACCTAGGTGATTCAAGAATCAATGCTCACCTAACTAAATATGATACTGCACATGGTCGTTTCCCTGGTACTGTTGATTTTGATGCTGAAGCACTAATCATCAACGGTGATCGCATTAAGACATTCTCAGAGCGTAATCCAAAAGATTTACCTTGGGGTGAGTTAGGTGTTGATGTAGTACTAGAATGTACTGGTATCTTCACAAGTAAAGAAGCTTGTCAAGCTCACTTAGATGGCGGCGCTAAAAAAGTACTAATCTCTGCTCCTGGTAAAAACGTTGATGCAACAATCGTTTATGGTGTTAACCACGAAATATTAACGGCTGACATGACAGTTGTTTCAAACGCATCTTGTACTACTAACTGTCTAGCACCAATTGCTAAACTATTAAATGACTCTGTTGGTATCGTTAACGGCATGATGACTACTATCCATGCTTACACAAATGATCAACGTCTATCTGATGTATATCATACAGATCTATATCGTGCTCGTGCTGCGGCAATGAACATGATCCCAACAAGCACTGGTGCTGCTGCTGCTGTTGGTCTAGTAGTTCCTGAACTACAAGGCAAATTCCAAGGTATGGCGGTACGTGTACCAACTCTCAACGTATCTCTTGTTGACCTTACTTTCGAAGCTGGTCGTGATACGACTCCAGAAGAAATTAACCAAATCATCACTGATGCAGTAGCTGCGGATCCAATCCTAGCGCGTGCACTATCGGTGAACAACGAACCACTCGTTTCTATCGACTTCAACCACGATGCACACACATCTAACTTTGATGCGACACAAACTAAAGTTCAAGGCAAACTAGTTAAAGTTATGTCTTGGTACGACAATGAGTGGGGCTTCTCTAACCGTATGTTAGATAACGCTATCCTACTTATGAGCGCTAAATAA
- a CDS encoding DUF2989 domain-containing protein, translating into MHRLRSISRFIPAVIITGLLTSCSDPHDAVAVCKNDGAICADLNTDKWCQTERNNLITSRFKAQKNASERAQYALLTALSDYQECIKIAALIEPRKHPELKTQRVSAMLSTYDDLIALEKQTRSSNNPYILNYHWVSHHNEDAKQRFIALSKQQSFDDPALYFAIANIYGHNTDKAIANLLKGITLLDDNAQFNSSQLDNSKLGNSSTMTTKLLYAIITAYMHKRDYQLAYLWSKVALISDIKNINLSIFNKHKITISEQRRLDKLAVRVAEQIEDKQFTDKSYAYTLSAVGL; encoded by the coding sequence ATGCATCGTTTACGCTCTATTAGTCGTTTCATTCCAGCAGTTATTATTACTGGTTTATTAACATCATGTAGCGACCCTCACGATGCTGTAGCGGTTTGCAAAAACGATGGGGCTATTTGCGCCGATTTAAATACCGATAAATGGTGTCAGACAGAAAGAAATAACCTCATCACCAGCCGTTTTAAGGCGCAAAAAAATGCCAGCGAGCGAGCACAATACGCGTTATTAACGGCGCTTAGCGATTACCAAGAGTGTATCAAGATAGCCGCGCTAATCGAGCCAAGAAAACACCCAGAATTAAAAACCCAGCGTGTATCAGCCATGTTAAGTACCTATGATGACCTTATCGCATTAGAAAAACAGACGCGCAGTAGTAATAACCCCTATATACTCAATTATCATTGGGTATCGCATCATAACGAAGATGCTAAACAACGCTTTATCGCCTTGTCCAAACAGCAAAGCTTCGATGATCCCGCGCTGTATTTCGCTATTGCTAACATTTATGGCCACAATACCGACAAAGCTATCGCTAATTTATTGAAAGGTATCACGCTACTTGACGATAATGCGCAATTTAACAGCTCGCAATTAGACAACTCTAAATTAGGCAATAGTAGCACCATGACCACCAAACTGCTGTATGCCATTATCACGGCATACATGCATAAAAGAGATTACCAGCTGGCTTATCTGTGGTCAAAGGTGGCTCTCATTTCCGACATTAAAAATATAAACCTAAGTATTTTTAATAAGCATAAAATAACGATAAGCGAACAGCGTCGGTTAGATAAGTTAGCAGTAAGAGTTGCAGAGCAAATAGAAGATAAGCAATTTACTGATAAAAGCTATGCATATACGCTGTCAGCAGTCGGGCTTTAA
- a CDS encoding glyceraldehyde-3-phosphate dehydrogenase — MPSESHLLNWQESQELAESMLPLLGKLYRNKGVEVLIYGRPLQNATAIDLQKAHRVVKRHEGRILPFTETFPLLQIISELPISNAQIDIGRLAVRYWADNEDSTGLDAFLRAELAPALNNDTQIEPRDVVLYGFGRIGRLLARLLVDKSGASNLLRLRAIVVRGGPGDIEKRASLLRRDSVHGQFNGTIDIDEENNAIIANGTYIKLLYSNGPDQIDYTAYGIHNALVVDNTGIWRDTEGLSLHLKAKGTEKVLLTAPGKGDIKNIVYGVNHMDILPEDNIISAASCTTNAITPVLKIIQDRYGIANGHVETVHSYTNDQNLIDNYHKGDRRGRGAAMNMVLTSTGAALAVAKALPELKGKLTGNAIRVPTPNVSMAIINLNLEKEVERESLNSYLQEMSLSSPLHNQIDFSTSKELVSTDMVGSRFSGIVDSLATIAQGNRAILYIWYDNEFGYSCQVLRVMQKMAGINMHEFA, encoded by the coding sequence ATGCCATCTGAAAGTCATTTGTTGAACTGGCAAGAGAGCCAAGAACTCGCTGAATCTATGCTACCGTTGTTAGGAAAGCTATATCGTAATAAAGGCGTAGAAGTATTAATTTACGGTCGCCCATTACAAAATGCAACAGCAATTGATCTCCAAAAAGCACACCGCGTAGTGAAACGTCATGAAGGTCGTATTTTACCGTTCACTGAAACTTTCCCATTACTGCAAATTATCAGCGAACTACCAATTAGTAATGCTCAAATTGATATCGGACGTTTGGCTGTACGCTATTGGGCTGATAATGAAGATTCTACTGGTCTCGATGCATTCTTACGTGCTGAATTAGCACCTGCATTAAATAACGATACTCAGATTGAACCTCGTGATGTTGTGCTATACGGTTTTGGCCGTATTGGTCGTTTACTTGCGCGTTTACTTGTTGATAAATCGGGTGCGAGCAATCTATTACGTTTACGTGCCATTGTTGTACGTGGGGGTCCTGGCGATATCGAGAAGCGTGCTTCTTTATTACGTCGTGACTCGGTACATGGCCAGTTTAATGGCACGATTGATATTGATGAAGAAAACAATGCCATCATTGCCAACGGTACTTATATTAAGCTCCTCTACTCAAATGGTCCTGATCAAATCGATTACACTGCGTACGGCATTCACAATGCGTTAGTAGTCGATAACACGGGTATCTGGCGTGATACTGAGGGCCTAAGTCTGCACTTAAAAGCCAAGGGTACAGAAAAAGTATTATTAACCGCACCAGGTAAAGGCGATATTAAAAATATTGTTTATGGTGTTAACCATATGGATATTTTACCTGAAGATAACATCATATCTGCAGCAAGCTGTACCACGAATGCAATCACACCGGTACTGAAAATAATCCAAGATAGATATGGTATTGCGAACGGACACGTTGAAACGGTGCATTCATATACTAATGATCAAAACTTGATTGATAACTACCATAAAGGTGATCGTCGTGGCCGTGGCGCTGCAATGAACATGGTATTAACGTCAACCGGCGCAGCATTGGCTGTAGCAAAAGCACTGCCTGAACTAAAAGGTAAGCTGACTGGTAACGCAATTCGTGTCCCTACGCCAAACGTATCAATGGCAATCATTAACTTAAACCTTGAGAAAGAAGTTGAAAGAGAATCTCTAAACAGCTACTTACAAGAAATGTCGTTAAGTTCGCCATTACACAATCAAATTGATTTCAGTACATCTAAAGAATTAGTATCAACAGACATGGTTGGTAGCCGTTTCTCTGGTATTGTTGATTCATTAGCCACGATTGCTCAAGGTAACCGCGCTATATTATACATTTGGTATGATAATGAGTTTGGTTATAGCTGCCAAGTATTGCGCGTAATGCAAAAAATGGCTGGTATCAACATGCACGAATTTGCATAA
- a CDS encoding YeaC family protein has product MSVDKLLESMTPEVYEKLKTAVELGKWESGVVLTPAQKDSSLQAVMLYQSRFNTEPEHFTIGTDGEIAMLKKSVLKQQFREKKAAQEEEILRVDVE; this is encoded by the coding sequence ATGTCAGTTGATAAGTTACTTGAAAGCATGACACCAGAAGTATATGAAAAGCTTAAAACGGCTGTAGAGCTAGGTAAATGGGAAAGTGGTGTGGTATTGACGCCAGCACAAAAAGATAGCTCACTGCAAGCTGTGATGCTGTATCAGTCACGATTCAATACCGAACCTGAACATTTTACAATTGGTACTGATGGTGAAATAGCCATGCTTAAAAAATCAGTGTTAAAGCAACAATTCAGAGAGAAAAAAGCAGCGCAGGAAGAAGAGATTTTACGCGTTGATGTTGAATGA